In the Constrictibacter sp. MBR-5 genome, one interval contains:
- a CDS encoding DUF4168 domain-containing protein, translated as MRVSSRAPLGLAAAAAFMLGLAGPAAAQAQGAPQNMAPGGATTAQPDAGAASVTVTDQQLRTFIDAATEVQTISEKWQAKAASSESSEEVEEVRQKATDEMVGAVRDKGMTVEQFNTISKAAERDPQLKSRIVAMLQQQR; from the coding sequence ATGCGTGTTTCGTCTCGTGCGCCCCTCGGCCTAGCCGCAGCGGCAGCATTCATGCTCGGCCTTGCCGGGCCGGCTGCGGCTCAGGCGCAGGGCGCCCCTCAGAACATGGCCCCCGGTGGAGCGACGACCGCCCAGCCCGATGCCGGCGCCGCATCAGTGACGGTGACCGACCAGCAGCTTCGCACCTTCATCGACGCCGCGACCGAGGTGCAGACGATCAGCGAGAAGTGGCAGGCGAAGGCTGCTTCGTCGGAATCTTCGGAGGAGGTCGAGGAAGTCCGGCAGAAGGCCACCGACGAGATGGTGGGCGCAGTCCGGGACAAGGGAATGACGGTCGAGCAGTTCAACACGATCTCAAAGGCGGCGGAGAGGGATCCGCAGCTCAAGTCGCGGATCGTGGCCATGCTTCAGCAGCAGCGCTGA
- a CDS encoding MBL fold metallo-hydrolase: MSSQVVVRYPWEAPPDPATPTEVAPGIWWLRLPLPFVLDHVNVFVMEDGDGWTLIDCGLNKDSVRDIWERVAGTLFGGRPVRRVIVTHFHPDHMGLCRWLIDRFGGDLWMSETEWLWSQFAYESHERNMEAMLAFWRTHGMATETIDAMRGRGNFYAQNVARPPIVYRRIAEGDAIEIGGRVWHAIVGRGHAPEHICLACSDDGLLLGGDQVLPRITTNISVHYQEPLADPLRLFMESTHKFGHLAPDTLTLCAHDRPFFGLHQRLVQLREHHEERLEATWEACATPKHAIDMLPVLFRRKLDLHQQSFAIGEALAHLHYLFHQGRLERVTGDDGVHRFIRAD; this comes from the coding sequence GTGAGTTCGCAGGTCGTCGTCCGTTATCCCTGGGAGGCGCCACCCGATCCGGCAACGCCGACCGAAGTGGCACCGGGGATCTGGTGGCTGCGGCTGCCCCTGCCCTTCGTGCTCGACCATGTGAACGTCTTCGTTATGGAAGACGGCGACGGCTGGACCCTGATCGACTGTGGCCTGAACAAGGATTCCGTGCGCGACATCTGGGAGCGCGTGGCAGGCACATTGTTCGGCGGCCGGCCGGTGCGGCGCGTGATCGTCACGCACTTCCACCCGGACCATATGGGCCTCTGCCGTTGGCTGATCGACCGGTTCGGCGGCGACCTCTGGATGAGCGAAACGGAATGGCTCTGGTCGCAGTTTGCGTACGAGTCCCACGAGCGCAACATGGAGGCGATGCTGGCCTTCTGGCGCACGCACGGCATGGCGACGGAAACGATCGACGCGATGCGGGGTCGCGGCAACTTCTATGCGCAGAACGTCGCCCGGCCGCCGATCGTCTACCGTCGGATCGCGGAGGGCGATGCGATCGAAATCGGCGGACGGGTCTGGCACGCCATCGTCGGACGCGGACATGCGCCGGAACACATCTGTCTCGCGTGTTCCGACGATGGCCTGCTACTCGGCGGCGATCAGGTGCTGCCGCGAATTACGACGAACATCTCCGTGCATTACCAGGAGCCGCTGGCAGACCCGCTGCGCCTCTTCATGGAATCGACGCACAAGTTCGGCCATCTCGCGCCCGACACGTTGACGCTGTGCGCCCACGACCGCCCTTTCTTCGGCCTGCATCAGCGGTTGGTGCAGTTGCGGGAGCACCACGAGGAACGCCTGGAGGCTACATGGGAGGCCTGCGCCACGCCGAAACACGCCATCGACATGCTGCCTGTGCTGTTCCGCCGTAAACTCGACCTGCATCAACAGTCGTTCGCAATCGGTGAGGCTCTCGCCCACCTGCACTATCTCTTCCACCAGGGACGCCTGGAACGCGTCACCGGAGACGACGGCGTCCACCGCTTCATCCGCGCCGACTGA
- a CDS encoding SDR family NAD(P)-dependent oxidoreductase, whose translation MPGKLDGRPAIVTGAGAGIGRATAIALAREGAAVLCADVDEATAASVASEIAAEGGRSEACRCDVSDSGSAKAAVEAAVAAFGGVQILVSGAAVFTENGSVDAIDEGEWHKAIAVNLTGSFLMSRHAVPHIRKAGRGSIILIASQMARVANAGQAAYCTTKGGLLQLAKAMSLDHASEGIRVNTLSPGGIATQRMTRRFGDMETAQRIWGAKHPVGRLGEPEEIAAAAVFLASDDASFMTGADLLVDGGYTAW comes from the coding sequence ATGCCTGGAAAGCTCGACGGACGTCCCGCAATCGTTACCGGCGCGGGCGCCGGAATCGGCCGCGCCACCGCGATCGCGCTCGCCCGCGAGGGAGCCGCCGTGCTGTGCGCCGACGTGGACGAGGCGACGGCGGCGTCCGTCGCTTCCGAGATCGCGGCGGAGGGCGGCAGGTCGGAGGCCTGCCGCTGCGACGTGTCCGACAGCGGATCCGCCAAGGCCGCGGTCGAAGCTGCTGTGGCCGCGTTCGGCGGCGTGCAGATCCTGGTCAGCGGGGCAGCTGTCTTCACCGAGAATGGCTCGGTCGACGCCATCGACGAAGGCGAGTGGCACAAGGCGATCGCGGTGAATCTGACCGGGTCGTTCCTGATGTCCCGGCATGCCGTACCCCACATTCGCAAGGCCGGACGCGGCAGCATCATCCTGATAGCCTCGCAGATGGCGCGCGTCGCCAACGCGGGACAGGCGGCCTACTGCACGACGAAGGGCGGACTGCTGCAACTGGCGAAAGCCATGTCTCTGGACCATGCTTCCGAAGGGATAAGGGTGAACACGCTGTCGCCGGGCGGGATCGCCACGCAGCGCATGACGCGCCGCTTCGGCGACATGGAGACCGCACAGCGCATCTGGGGCGCCAAGCATCCGGTCGGCCGGTTGGGGGAACCGGAGGAGATCGCCGCGGCGGCCGTCTTCCTCGCCAGCGACGACGCCTCGTTCATGACCGGGGCGGATCTGCTGGTCGACGGAGGTTATACGGCATGGTGA
- a CDS encoding DUF2848 family protein — translation MMQQIVFDIPGHGPATLDVKRVLAAGYTGRDRHLVDEHIRELEAIGIAPPKNVPMLFPLAPTLVTTADEIAPFGYDSTPEIEFVLFRTLGFDYVTVGSDHTDRKVEAQSIVISKNLCPKPIAKTAWPLTAVLPHWDKLILKATCGDDILQEGPLSMIMSPQALQDFVAEHDGDEAEGRMIFSGTVPTKRQPPRDGGTIEISLSDPVLNRRLMHRYTVSPMREIFPE, via the coding sequence ATGATGCAGCAGATCGTCTTCGACATCCCCGGTCATGGTCCTGCCACGCTGGACGTGAAACGCGTCCTCGCTGCCGGGTATACGGGCCGCGACCGCCATCTGGTCGACGAACACATTCGGGAGCTGGAGGCGATCGGCATCGCCCCACCCAAGAACGTGCCGATGCTCTTCCCCCTCGCGCCGACACTGGTCACCACCGCCGACGAGATTGCCCCCTTCGGCTACGACAGCACGCCGGAGATCGAGTTCGTGCTCTTCCGCACGCTCGGGTTCGACTATGTCACCGTCGGCAGCGACCACACCGATCGCAAGGTCGAGGCGCAGTCGATCGTCATCTCGAAGAACCTCTGTCCCAAGCCCATCGCGAAGACCGCATGGCCACTGACGGCGGTGCTGCCGCATTGGGACAAACTCATCCTGAAGGCAACCTGCGGCGACGACATCCTGCAGGAAGGCCCGCTCTCGATGATCATGAGCCCGCAGGCGCTGCAGGACTTTGTCGCCGAGCACGACGGCGACGAAGCGGAGGGGCGGATGATCTTCAGCGGCACCGTGCCGACGAAGCGCCAGCCGCCGCGCGACGGCGGCACGATCGAGATTTCCCTCTCCGATCCGGTCCTGAACCGGCGGCTGATGCACCGCTATACCGTCTCCCCGATGCGGGAGATCTTCCCGGAGTAG
- a CDS encoding TRAP transporter large permease subunit: MDQTIIGIVLAVGMFGFLASGIWVALSLLGVGFIALAAFTPAPAGSLLASTVWDSSWSWALTALPLFIWMGEILFRTRLSEDMFKGLAPWLAWLPGRLLHVNIVGCGVMAAVAGSSAVTCATVGRMSIPELRKRGYDERMAIGTLAGSGTLGLLIPPSIMLIVYGIVAQQSISRLFIAGILPGLLLISLFMGFVIVWSILRPDRTPPNDMRMSFGEKVWASRRLIPVVCLIVAIIGSIYGGFATPTEAATVGVLGALTLAAVTRTLNWESFSASVLGAVRTSCMITFILAGAAFLSMAMGFTGLPRALANWVDTLALSPTMLLVALTLVYIVLGCFLDGVSMIVLTSSIVLPMIIQAGIDPLWFGIYVVIVVEMAQITPPVGFNLFVLQGMTGRDILQVTAASMPFFFLMILGIAIITAFPQIVTFLPGVMVGN; encoded by the coding sequence ATGGATCAGACGATCATCGGCATCGTCCTCGCCGTGGGGATGTTCGGCTTCCTGGCAAGCGGCATCTGGGTCGCGCTGTCGCTGCTCGGGGTCGGCTTCATCGCACTGGCAGCCTTCACGCCGGCACCGGCCGGTTCCCTGCTGGCGAGCACGGTGTGGGATTCGAGTTGGAGTTGGGCGCTGACGGCGCTGCCGCTCTTCATCTGGATGGGCGAGATCCTGTTCAGGACCCGGCTCTCCGAGGACATGTTCAAGGGCTTGGCGCCCTGGCTCGCCTGGTTGCCGGGCCGCCTCCTCCACGTGAACATCGTCGGCTGCGGCGTCATGGCCGCCGTCGCGGGCTCGTCCGCGGTGACCTGCGCGACAGTCGGTCGGATGAGCATCCCGGAGTTGCGCAAGCGCGGCTACGACGAACGGATGGCGATAGGAACCCTCGCAGGATCCGGCACCCTGGGCCTCCTGATCCCGCCGTCGATCATGCTGATCGTCTACGGGATCGTCGCACAGCAGTCGATCTCGCGACTCTTCATCGCCGGCATCCTGCCCGGCCTGCTGCTCATCAGCCTGTTCATGGGCTTCGTGATCGTGTGGTCGATCCTGCGACCGGACCGGACCCCGCCGAACGACATGCGCATGAGCTTCGGCGAGAAGGTCTGGGCCTCGCGCCGACTCATTCCGGTGGTCTGCCTGATCGTCGCGATCATCGGCTCGATATACGGCGGCTTCGCCACGCCGACCGAGGCCGCCACCGTAGGCGTGCTCGGCGCGCTCACGCTGGCGGCCGTGACGCGGACCCTCAACTGGGAGAGCTTTTCCGCCAGCGTCCTAGGTGCGGTACGCACCAGCTGCATGATCACCTTCATCCTCGCGGGAGCGGCGTTCCTGTCGATGGCGATGGGCTTCACGGGACTGCCGCGGGCGCTGGCGAACTGGGTCGACACCCTCGCCCTCTCCCCGACGATGCTGCTCGTCGCGCTCACGCTGGTCTATATCGTTCTCGGATGCTTCCTCGACGGCGTGTCCATGATCGTGCTGACGTCGTCGATCGTGCTGCCGATGATCATCCAGGCGGGGATCGACCCCCTCTGGTTCGGCATCTACGTTGTCATCGTCGTCGAGATGGCGCAGATTACGCCGCCGGTTGGCTTCAACCTGTTCGTTCTGCAGGGGATGACCGGTCGCGACATCCTGCAGGTGACGGCGGCTTCGATGCCGTTCTTCTTCCTGATGATCCTGGGCATCGCCATCATCACGGCCTTCCCGCAGATCGTCACCTTCCTGCCCGGCGTGATGGTGGGCAATTGA
- a CDS encoding TRAP transporter small permease: MIRRFLDTLYLASGVLAGVFLAGIAVTIILQIAGRFAGLTIDSTESAGFCMAASSFLGLAYALKSGEHIRVNLLIRYLSPGPRRLIELWCCAFGAVGMAIFAWWAFDLVWQSYTFGDLSPGLLAMPFWIPQLGMAIGASLMVVAFVDEFVCILAGLIPAYERNDPTAAAMAAAEADGAQMRLAAE, translated from the coding sequence ATGATCCGCCGCTTCCTCGACACACTCTATCTCGCCTCCGGCGTGCTCGCCGGCGTCTTCCTCGCCGGGATCGCGGTCACCATCATCCTGCAGATCGCGGGACGGTTCGCCGGCCTGACGATCGATTCGACCGAGAGCGCCGGGTTCTGCATGGCCGCCTCGTCGTTCCTAGGGCTTGCCTATGCCCTGAAGTCCGGCGAGCACATCAGGGTCAACCTGCTGATCCGCTACCTGTCGCCCGGGCCCCGGCGTCTGATCGAACTCTGGTGCTGCGCGTTCGGTGCGGTCGGGATGGCGATCTTCGCCTGGTGGGCCTTCGACCTCGTCTGGCAGTCCTACACGTTCGGCGACCTCAGTCCGGGACTTCTCGCGATGCCGTTCTGGATTCCGCAGCTCGGCATGGCGATCGGAGCGTCCCTGATGGTCGTCGCGTTCGTCGACGAGTTCGTCTGCATCCTGGCCGGCCTCATTCCCGCCTATGAGCGCAACGATCCGACCGCCGCCGCGATGGCGGCCGCCGAAGCCGACGGCGCACAGATGCGCCTCGCCGCAGAGTAG
- a CDS encoding TRAP transporter substrate-binding protein — protein sequence MRVISKLLGATLALAALAGPAAAATEWVMATGYPDSNFFTKNIKMFIDDVEKKSRGDLKITLHSNDTLIKHDNIKRAVQAGQIQIGEVRLGVYGNEDPMYILSGVPFVASTYDEAWTLKNEQKPYFDKLFSKNGMRVLYYGPWPGQGFYTKTPVATVDDFKGKKLRIYSTATQKMGEMLGFQATILPFAEVPQAFSTGLIEALFTSPQTGIDVQAWDNTKYFTMAGAIYSKNAVIVNERAWRQLPAPVQEAVGAAATAAEKRAWEMSAATTDEQMKILAGNGMTVQNAPAPIIAKMKEIGKVMVEDWKKTASPEAIAVLDAYYAKQK from the coding sequence ATGAGGGTAATTTCCAAACTGCTGGGTGCGACGCTCGCACTGGCGGCGCTCGCCGGTCCTGCCGCTGCCGCGACCGAATGGGTCATGGCGACGGGCTATCCGGACAGCAACTTCTTCACGAAGAACATCAAGATGTTCATCGACGACGTTGAGAAGAAGTCCCGCGGCGACCTGAAGATCACGCTGCATTCCAACGACACGCTGATCAAGCACGACAACATCAAGCGCGCCGTTCAGGCCGGTCAAATCCAGATCGGCGAGGTGCGCCTCGGCGTCTACGGCAACGAAGACCCGATGTACATCCTGTCTGGCGTCCCCTTCGTTGCCTCCACCTACGACGAAGCCTGGACGCTCAAGAACGAGCAGAAACCCTATTTCGACAAGCTGTTCTCGAAGAACGGCATGCGCGTTCTCTACTACGGCCCCTGGCCGGGTCAGGGCTTCTATACGAAAACGCCGGTCGCGACGGTCGACGACTTCAAGGGCAAGAAGCTCCGCATCTACTCGACCGCCACGCAGAAGATGGGTGAGATGCTGGGCTTCCAGGCCACCATTCTGCCCTTCGCCGAGGTGCCGCAGGCCTTCTCGACCGGCCTGATCGAGGCCCTGTTCACCAGCCCGCAGACCGGCATCGACGTGCAGGCGTGGGACAACACCAAGTACTTCACCATGGCAGGCGCGATCTACTCGAAGAACGCCGTCATCGTGAACGAGCGTGCGTGGCGACAGCTGCCGGCGCCGGTACAGGAAGCCGTCGGCGCCGCCGCCACGGCCGCCGAGAAGCGCGCCTGGGAGATGAGCGCGGCCACCACCGACGAGCAGATGAAGATCCTCGCCGGCAACGGTATGACCGTGCAGAACGCCCCGGCCCCGATCATCGCGAAGATGAAGGAAATCGGGAAGGTCATGGTCGAGGACTGGAAGAAGACCGCCAGTCCGGAAGCCATCGCCGTGCTCGACGCGTACTACGCGAAGCAGAAGTAG
- a CDS encoding serine hydrolase — translation MTYFPPGPSQWAQAEPSDAGFDPAALRAAVDHAVGNETKWPEDLHDATARGVFEPPPWNEPLGPFKNRGHVNGLIAKGGKIVAEWGTTDRVDMTFSITKSYVSTCAGLAYDDGLLPDLDEPVRERVPDPAFDTAHNAAITWRHLLQQTSEWEGELWGKPDMVDRNRDLTTEGANPNKGQARPLEAPGSHWEYNDVRVNLASYAIMRLVGRPLPELLKERIMDPIGASGSWEWNGYRNSWVELNGRRMQSVSGGGHWGGGLFISSRDHARFGLLMLNRGRWNGKQLLSESWIEQAVTPCDICPEYGFMWWLNTPGQRFHAGTERSFFGSGAGGNVLWVCPEYDLVAVCRWLDKPAVNPWIEMVRKAVV, via the coding sequence ATGACATATTTTCCGCCCGGCCCGTCGCAGTGGGCGCAGGCCGAACCGAGCGATGCCGGCTTCGATCCGGCCGCCCTGCGTGCCGCCGTCGACCATGCCGTCGGCAACGAGACCAAGTGGCCGGAGGACCTCCACGATGCCACGGCGCGGGGTGTGTTCGAGCCGCCGCCTTGGAACGAGCCGCTCGGCCCTTTCAAGAACCGCGGACACGTCAACGGCCTGATCGCCAAAGGCGGCAAGATCGTAGCGGAATGGGGCACGACCGACCGCGTCGATATGACCTTCAGCATCACCAAGAGCTATGTTTCGACCTGCGCCGGCCTCGCCTATGACGACGGCCTGCTCCCCGACCTCGACGAGCCGGTCCGCGAGCGCGTACCTGACCCCGCCTTCGATACGGCGCACAATGCCGCGATCACCTGGCGCCACCTCCTGCAGCAGACCAGCGAGTGGGAGGGCGAGCTCTGGGGCAAGCCCGACATGGTCGACCGCAACCGCGACCTGACCACGGAGGGTGCCAATCCGAACAAGGGCCAAGCCCGCCCACTGGAGGCGCCGGGCAGCCACTGGGAATACAACGACGTTCGCGTCAATCTTGCGAGCTACGCCATCATGCGGCTCGTGGGCCGTCCGCTGCCCGAACTGCTGAAAGAACGGATCATGGATCCGATCGGCGCCTCGGGCAGCTGGGAATGGAACGGTTACCGCAACTCCTGGGTGGAGCTGAACGGCCGGCGGATGCAGTCGGTGTCCGGTGGTGGCCACTGGGGCGGCGGCCTGTTCATCTCCAGCCGCGACCATGCCCGCTTCGGCCTTCTGATGCTCAATCGGGGACGGTGGAACGGCAAGCAGTTGCTGTCCGAAAGCTGGATCGAGCAGGCTGTGACGCCGTGCGACATCTGTCCGGAATACGGCTTCATGTGGTGGCTGAACACCCCCGGACAGCGCTTTCACGCCGGGACCGAACGCAGCTTCTTCGGCAGCGGTGCGGGCGGCAACGTCCTCTGGGTCTGCCCGGAGTACGACCTCGTCGCGGTCTGCCGCTGGCTGGACAAGCCGGCAGTGAACCCGTGGATCGAGATGGTCCGCAAGGCCGTGGTCTAA
- a CDS encoding DOPA 4,5-dioxygenase family protein, producing the protein MSEQDPADIRHWHAHIYYDGSTRPQAADLRDRLGALFPVTVGRMHDVLVGPHPQAMFQVAFAPEALASILPWLALNRNGLTVLIHPESTDAVADHRDHALWMGAILPLKLSVLSKSE; encoded by the coding sequence ATGAGCGAACAGGATCCCGCGGACATCCGCCACTGGCACGCGCACATCTATTACGACGGATCGACCAGGCCGCAGGCGGCCGACCTGCGCGACCGGTTGGGCGCGCTCTTTCCGGTGACCGTGGGTCGCATGCACGACGTACTGGTCGGCCCGCATCCCCAAGCCATGTTCCAGGTTGCATTCGCGCCCGAGGCGCTGGCGTCGATCCTCCCCTGGCTGGCGCTCAATCGGAACGGGCTGACCGTCCTGATCCACCCGGAATCCACGGATGCCGTCGCCGATCATCGCGATCACGCGCTCTGGATGGGCGCGATCCTGCCGCTCAAGCTTTCGGTCCTGTCGAAGTCGGAGTGA
- the thiE gene encoding thiamine phosphate synthase, whose translation MLTPGSLVTGGLDLDDFLAHLDAALGAGDVAALQLRLKDVPDHTIRAAVRAIMPRVQDAGAAFILNDRPDLAAELGCDGVHVGQEDAPYEEARRHVGPDAIVGVTCKDSRHLAMEAAEAGADYVAFGAFFPSTTKAVTRRTDPDLLSWWNEVATVPSVAIGGITADNCGPLVQAGTDFLCIASGVWDHRGGAAAGVRAVNDAIARALEARDGT comes from the coding sequence CTGCTGACGCCGGGCTCCCTGGTCACTGGCGGCCTTGACCTGGACGATTTCCTCGCGCATCTCGACGCCGCCCTCGGGGCGGGCGACGTCGCGGCCCTGCAACTACGCCTGAAGGACGTACCCGACCACACGATCCGCGCCGCGGTCCGCGCGATCATGCCGCGCGTCCAGGATGCCGGTGCCGCCTTCATCCTCAACGATCGGCCGGACCTCGCCGCCGAACTCGGCTGCGACGGCGTTCATGTCGGACAGGAAGACGCCCCCTACGAGGAGGCGCGAAGGCACGTTGGCCCCGATGCCATCGTCGGCGTCACGTGCAAGGATTCGCGCCATCTGGCGATGGAAGCCGCCGAGGCCGGCGCCGACTACGTCGCTTTCGGTGCGTTCTTTCCATCCACCACGAAGGCGGTGACGCGACGGACCGATCCGGACCTCCTGTCGTGGTGGAACGAGGTCGCGACGGTACCCTCCGTGGCGATCGGCGGCATCACGGCCGACAACTGCGGTCCCCTCGTGCAGGCGGGGACCGACTTCCTCTGCATCGCGTCCGGCGTCTGGGACCACAGGGGCGGCGCTGCCGCAGGGGTCCGTGCGGTCAACGACGCCATCGCACGCGCGTTGGAAGCGAGAGACGGCACATGA
- a CDS encoding class I fructose-bisphosphate aldolase, whose amino-acid sequence MNLAELERIARSLVAPGKGILAADESSGTIKRRFDGIGVASNEQNRRDYRELLLAAPGAEAHISGVILFDETLRQSASDGRPFVDVLNASGIIPGIKVDKGAKPLPFAPEETITEGLDDLRERCAEYRTIGARFTKWRAVIKIDDRLPTTDCINTNAHALARYAAIAQEQGLVPIVEPEVLMDGGHDIERCRIVTEAVLVRVFYELHRQRVAPEGMLLKPNMVIDGNDCLNRSSAEDVAAATVRTLRRCVPSAVPGIVFLSGGQSEEEATANLAAMATMGPHPWRLSFSYGRALQQSALATWAGRRENVAAARRTYLHRARMNGLASEGRWRPQVEKEDVA is encoded by the coding sequence ATGAACCTCGCCGAATTGGAACGCATCGCCCGCAGCCTCGTTGCGCCGGGGAAAGGCATCCTCGCCGCCGACGAGAGTTCGGGAACCATCAAGCGCCGATTCGACGGGATCGGCGTCGCGAGCAACGAGCAGAACCGTCGGGACTATCGCGAGCTGCTGCTCGCCGCACCCGGCGCCGAAGCACACATATCCGGCGTCATCCTGTTCGACGAAACGCTTCGCCAGAGCGCGTCGGACGGACGGCCATTCGTCGATGTCCTGAACGCCTCGGGCATCATCCCGGGCATCAAGGTGGACAAGGGAGCGAAGCCCCTGCCCTTCGCGCCCGAAGAGACGATCACCGAAGGACTGGACGACCTGCGCGAACGATGCGCGGAGTACCGGACGATCGGTGCGCGCTTCACGAAATGGCGCGCGGTGATCAAGATCGACGACCGTCTCCCGACGACCGACTGCATCAACACGAATGCCCATGCGCTGGCGCGCTACGCCGCCATCGCCCAGGAACAGGGGCTGGTCCCGATCGTCGAGCCGGAAGTGCTGATGGACGGCGGGCACGATATCGAGCGTTGCCGGATCGTCACGGAGGCCGTGCTCGTCCGCGTCTTCTACGAGTTGCACCGTCAGCGCGTCGCCCCCGAAGGGATGCTGCTAAAGCCCAACATGGTCATCGACGGTAACGACTGCCTCAACAGGTCCTCCGCCGAGGATGTCGCCGCCGCAACGGTGCGGACGCTGCGTCGATGCGTGCCGTCGGCAGTACCGGGCATCGTCTTCCTCTCCGGCGGCCAGTCCGAGGAAGAGGCTACCGCCAATCTCGCGGCGATGGCGACGATGGGCCCCCACCCCTGGCGGCTCAGCTTCTCCTACGGCCGGGCATTGCAGCAGTCGGCCCTGGCGACCTGGGCCGGGCGGCGGGAGAATGTTGCGGCGGCGCGGCGCACTTACCTGCACCGCGCCCGCATGAACGGTCTCGCGAGCGAAGGCCGCTGGCGGCCGCAAGTCGAGAAGGAGGACGTCGCCTGA
- a CDS encoding DUF971 domain-containing protein, translating into MSEAPESWPVEIRLKRAEKRLEIDYDDGRTFSYPAELLRVESPSAEVMGHAPGQKRIVSGRRHVGIIELVPEGNYAIRIVFDDLHDTGIYTWRYLRELGEAQDETWATYLRALEQEGLSRDP; encoded by the coding sequence CTCCGGAGAGCTGGCCCGTCGAGATCCGCCTGAAACGCGCGGAGAAGCGACTGGAAATCGACTACGACGACGGGCGGACGTTCAGCTATCCGGCCGAACTTCTGCGGGTGGAGAGTCCCTCGGCAGAAGTGATGGGACATGCGCCGGGGCAGAAGCGGATCGTCTCGGGGCGTCGCCACGTTGGCATCATCGAACTCGTGCCGGAGGGCAATTATGCCATCCGTATCGTCTTCGACGACCTGCACGATACCGGCATCTACACGTGGCGCTATCTCCGTGAACTCGGCGAGGCGCAGGACGAAACTTGGGCGACATACCTGCGTGCGCTCGAGCAAGAAGGGTTGAGCCGCGACCCATGA